The following proteins come from a genomic window of Nitrospira sp.:
- a CDS encoding TolC family protein: protein MLLLRSSIKEACMNRPTPPRHHLANLVLAGLCCVVSPSQSWSLDVTQPIPAERRETVSLADAAIRALQHNLDISISRQNRESRLADIIIEQSKFDPNLSINGQYNRTVNPLNRPVFGGTDPNLLGQITTFDQRNHSVTVDASTNLITGGNFDVNYAPARSSVNQNVARGFLFNPSWTGGLAFTFTQPLLRNAGIAINKTFIKVAQNNAEVEQHVFRDRVMTVVSTVEQTYWELVFANENLKVAQAALKAAEELLATNRAKSKAGIMSIVDVLQAEAAMASRVEQVLVAEKAIRDQEDQLRRLLNPGEEELRQDVRLTPADVPVTVLEPLSLQEAIDIAIEQRPEITQAKKQIESGELNKQFARNQLLPTLSFQGTLGLAGLGGDYGEAFTRNFSGDFYNYGAGLVLSYPLGNRAAVSTYSKRQLEAKNAEVALANVRQQIIVGIREAVRRVQTDFKRIETTRSARIMAEKQLQAEQERLKVGLSTTRFVLDFQRDLATAQGNELRAVVDYNKSLSNLARHKATTLDRYHLELS, encoded by the coding sequence ATGCTCTTGCTCAGATCGTCGATCAAGGAGGCATGTATGAATCGCCCAACTCCACCTCGCCACCATCTCGCGAATCTCGTGCTCGCTGGCCTGTGCTGCGTCGTGTCACCATCTCAAAGTTGGAGCCTTGATGTGACTCAGCCTATTCCCGCTGAACGACGTGAAACTGTCTCCCTGGCTGACGCCGCGATCCGCGCACTGCAACACAATCTCGACATCAGCATCAGCCGTCAGAATCGTGAAAGTCGGCTGGCTGATATCATCATCGAACAATCCAAGTTCGACCCCAATCTCAGCATCAATGGTCAATATAACCGAACGGTGAACCCGCTCAATCGACCGGTGTTCGGAGGAACTGATCCGAACCTCCTCGGTCAGATCACAACCTTCGATCAACGCAACCATTCCGTGACCGTGGACGCCTCGACCAACCTCATCACCGGCGGTAATTTCGATGTGAATTATGCTCCGGCACGAAGCAGCGTGAATCAAAATGTCGCCAGAGGATTCCTGTTCAATCCCTCGTGGACGGGCGGCCTGGCCTTCACCTTTACGCAGCCATTACTCAGAAACGCCGGGATCGCGATCAACAAAACCTTCATCAAGGTTGCTCAAAACAATGCCGAGGTTGAGCAGCATGTATTTCGAGATCGTGTGATGACCGTCGTTTCCACGGTGGAGCAGACCTATTGGGAGCTGGTGTTTGCGAACGAAAACTTGAAAGTCGCACAGGCAGCGTTAAAGGCCGCCGAAGAACTCTTAGCCACAAACCGCGCCAAGTCGAAAGCGGGGATCATGTCAATCGTCGACGTACTGCAAGCCGAAGCCGCGATGGCATCCAGGGTAGAGCAAGTGTTGGTAGCGGAGAAAGCCATTCGTGACCAGGAAGATCAATTACGGCGTCTCTTGAATCCGGGCGAGGAAGAGTTGCGTCAAGACGTGCGGCTGACACCCGCCGATGTCCCCGTCACGGTCCTAGAGCCCCTCAGCCTCCAAGAGGCCATCGACATCGCGATCGAACAACGTCCGGAGATCACCCAGGCCAAAAAACAGATCGAGTCCGGTGAACTCAACAAGCAATTCGCCCGCAACCAATTGCTGCCGACGCTGTCGTTTCAAGGCACCCTCGGACTCGCCGGGCTTGGCGGCGACTACGGCGAAGCCTTTACCAGGAACTTCAGCGGCGACTTCTACAACTATGGAGCGGGACTGGTGCTCAGCTATCCGCTTGGCAACCGCGCCGCGGTCAGCACCTATTCCAAGCGCCAACTGGAAGCCAAGAATGCGGAAGTCGCACTTGCCAACGTGCGCCAACAAATCATCGTCGGCATTCGTGAGGCAGTACGTCGAGTCCAAACCGACTTCAAACGCATCGAGACCACCCGTTCGGCACGCATCATGGCGGAAAAGCAGTTGCAAGCCGAACAAGAACGGCTGAAGGTCGGCCTCAGCACCACTCGCTTCGTGCTCGATTTCCAACGAGACCTGGCCACGGCTCAGGGGAACGAACTACGGGCCGTCGTCGATTACAACAAGTCGCTGTCCAACCTCGCACGGCATAAAGCGACCACGTTGGACCGCTATCACCTCGAGCTCTCGTAA
- a CDS encoding CPBP family intramembrane metalloprotease has product MASGPGRLAPDHMLTVGAALPLLPITATFGYYGLPDSCRELLLVQFAPQVLAYIGLGLWAVRTSQVSVQLGLEKEKMRSGLQWGILTGLCLGSLNTFVILAVYPHLGYDITFLKQTPHGLLPPLLMVPWLICGIALFVEMNFRGFLLGRLAELESRWLGTNSRPRPALLALAISSLTFAFDPFMVNTFHHLHWIAVWDGLIWGTIWLRTRNLWITIVAHAIEVIILYSAVRATIG; this is encoded by the coding sequence ATGGCGTCCGGGCCAGGTCGGCTGGCTCCAGATCACATGCTCACTGTGGGAGCAGCACTGCCGCTGCTCCCCATCACAGCAACATTCGGCTACTACGGTCTGCCAGACTCCTGCAGGGAACTGCTCCTCGTTCAATTCGCGCCGCAAGTCCTCGCCTATATTGGACTTGGTCTCTGGGCTGTCCGTACCTCACAGGTCTCGGTACAACTGGGGTTAGAAAAAGAAAAGATGCGGAGCGGCCTGCAGTGGGGAATTCTGACGGGACTGTGCTTGGGCAGTCTGAATACCTTCGTGATTCTGGCAGTCTATCCGCATCTCGGCTACGACATCACGTTCCTCAAGCAGACGCCCCATGGTCTGCTTCCCCCCCTGCTCATGGTGCCATGGCTCATCTGCGGTATCGCGCTGTTCGTAGAAATGAACTTTCGTGGTTTTCTCTTGGGTCGACTAGCTGAACTCGAATCGCGTTGGCTAGGGACCAACTCACGCCCACGGCCGGCGCTCCTCGCCCTCGCAATCAGTTCACTCACGTTTGCATTCGATCCATTCATGGTGAATACATTCCACCATCTCCACTGGATCGCCGTATGGGATGGACTCATATGGGGAACCATCTGGCTCAGAACCCGCAATCTCTGGATTACGATTGTGGCCCATGCTATTGAGGTCATCATCCTGTACAGTGCCGTCAGAGCGACGATAGGATAA
- the uvrB gene encoding excinuclease ABC subunit UvrB, which yields MPPFKLEAPFQACGDQPQAIAKLTAGVQSGKRHHVLLGVTGSGKTFTMANLIERVQKPTLVLVHNKTLAGQLYQEFKQFFPQNAVEYFVSYYDYYQPEAYIPQSDTYIAKDASINDAIDQMRHSATTELLQRNDVLIVSSVSCIYGLGSPEVYHDMLIYLEEGVETRREKILSKLVEIQYERNDADFHRGTFRARGDVIEIFPASSEAKSVRIELFGDVVDAIHEIDPLTGKSLGKLPKIAIYPNTHYLIAPDRYERAITGIEEELDERVMYFRKAGRLLEAQRIEQRTKFDLEMIRAMGYCHGIENYSRHLSGRKSGDPPPTLLDYFPKDFLLIVDESHAMVPQVGGMYEGDYSRKRTLVEYGFRLPSAVDNRPLKFSEFEGCLNQVVYVSATPGTYELEHAGPDVVEQIVRPTGLMDPRIEIVPAKGQVDHLLGQVRAEVAKGARVLVTTLTKRMAEDLTEYYHDLGVKVRYLHSDIKTLERAEIIRDLRCGTFDVLVGINLLREGLDLPEVSLVAILDADKEGYLRSYRSLIQTAGRAARHLEGRVIFYGDVVTNSMKQAIEETNRRREIQAEYNRVHGITPVGITKSIPSLEYAVADMDYVRLDLAAESLEPYGGSESTDQRIKRLESEMKAAAKELAFERAAELRNQIRSLRLQALNAKS from the coding sequence GTGCCGCCTTTTAAGCTAGAGGCTCCCTTTCAAGCCTGCGGGGATCAGCCTCAAGCCATCGCCAAGTTGACGGCTGGAGTGCAGTCCGGGAAAAGACACCATGTCTTACTCGGAGTGACGGGGTCCGGCAAGACCTTCACGATGGCCAATCTCATCGAGCGTGTTCAGAAGCCGACGCTTGTGCTGGTCCACAACAAGACGTTGGCCGGTCAACTCTATCAGGAGTTTAAACAGTTTTTCCCTCAGAATGCCGTCGAGTACTTCGTGAGCTATTACGACTATTATCAACCGGAAGCGTATATCCCGCAGAGCGACACGTATATTGCGAAGGATGCCTCCATCAATGATGCGATTGATCAGATGCGCCACTCCGCCACGACCGAACTATTACAACGAAATGATGTGCTGATCGTGTCCTCGGTGTCCTGTATCTATGGGCTTGGGTCGCCGGAGGTCTACCATGACATGCTGATTTATTTGGAGGAAGGCGTCGAGACGAGGCGAGAAAAGATCTTATCGAAACTGGTGGAGATTCAATACGAGCGCAATGATGCGGATTTTCATCGAGGGACGTTCCGGGCGCGGGGGGACGTGATCGAGATTTTTCCTGCTTCGTCTGAGGCGAAGTCGGTGCGTATCGAGCTGTTCGGCGACGTTGTGGACGCGATTCATGAAATCGATCCGCTCACGGGGAAATCGCTGGGTAAGCTCCCCAAGATCGCGATCTATCCGAATACCCATTACCTCATTGCCCCCGATCGCTATGAGCGAGCCATTACCGGCATTGAGGAAGAACTCGACGAACGCGTGATGTATTTCAGGAAGGCGGGACGCCTGCTGGAGGCCCAGCGCATCGAGCAGCGTACGAAGTTCGACCTGGAGATGATTCGAGCCATGGGCTATTGCCATGGGATCGAGAATTACTCACGCCATCTCAGCGGGCGAAAGTCGGGTGATCCGCCTCCCACGTTGTTGGATTATTTTCCGAAGGATTTCCTGTTGATCGTCGATGAGTCCCACGCGATGGTTCCACAAGTCGGTGGGATGTATGAGGGAGATTACTCTAGGAAACGGACGTTGGTGGAGTATGGATTTCGACTGCCGTCGGCGGTGGATAACCGCCCGTTGAAGTTTTCCGAGTTCGAGGGCTGTCTCAATCAGGTGGTGTATGTGTCCGCAACACCAGGGACCTATGAACTAGAGCATGCCGGCCCCGATGTGGTTGAGCAGATCGTTCGTCCGACCGGTTTGATGGATCCGCGCATCGAGATCGTGCCAGCCAAGGGCCAGGTGGACCATCTCCTCGGCCAAGTCCGTGCGGAGGTTGCGAAGGGCGCCAGGGTGCTCGTGACGACCTTGACGAAGCGGATGGCGGAAGATTTGACTGAGTATTACCATGACTTGGGGGTCAAAGTTCGCTATTTGCATTCTGATATTAAGACACTTGAACGCGCCGAGATCATCCGCGACCTCCGGTGCGGGACGTTTGACGTGCTGGTAGGGATCAATCTTCTACGCGAAGGGCTTGATCTTCCCGAAGTGAGCCTGGTCGCGATTCTTGATGCCGATAAAGAAGGGTACCTGCGTTCGTACCGCTCATTAATTCAAACAGCGGGGAGAGCCGCACGCCACCTCGAAGGACGGGTGATTTTTTACGGAGATGTGGTGACGAACTCGATGAAACAGGCGATCGAGGAAACGAACCGACGTCGTGAGATTCAAGCCGAGTACAACCGAGTGCACGGCATTACCCCGGTCGGTATTACGAAAAGTATTCCTTCCCTTGAGTATGCGGTGGCCGACATGGACTATGTTCGGTTGGACCTCGCAGCGGAATCACTCGAACCGTATGGAGGTTCGGAATCAACGGATCAGCGTATCAAACGTCTGGAGTCAGAGATGAAAGCTGCCGCCAAAGAGCTGGCCTTTGAGCGCGCCGCAGAACTGCGCAATCAGATTCGGTCGCTCCGACTGCAAGCGTTGAACGCGAAGTCTTAG
- a CDS encoding DUF3147 domain-containing protein, which produces MNDLGKYLLYFLLGGSIVSFSTYLGSQGKSFLAAMASTFPAITGVTFILLYGSGGGATTVDYAKNLLWFVPPWTVYVVAMILGIPRLGFWPAMVGSLVLYMGCVGLVKMMIR; this is translated from the coding sequence GTGAACGATCTTGGCAAGTATCTGCTTTATTTTCTCTTGGGTGGGAGCATCGTGAGCTTTTCCACGTATCTTGGCTCGCAAGGCAAGTCGTTTCTCGCCGCCATGGCCAGCACGTTTCCCGCCATTACCGGCGTCACCTTTATCTTGCTCTATGGCAGCGGCGGTGGGGCCACGACGGTCGACTACGCCAAGAACTTGCTGTGGTTTGTCCCGCCCTGGACCGTCTATGTCGTCGCGATGATCCTAGGCATTCCGCGCCTTGGCTTCTGGCCGGCGATGGTCGGATCGCTCGTCCTGTATATGGGCTGTGTGGGGCTGGTAAAAATGATGATCCGGTAG
- a CDS encoding M28 family peptidase, whose amino-acid sequence MQLCKRRYPLCYDRPHKRNGLIMIRRSPSKRVCPFTHAWHAWVLVCTVLALGVQPPSSLAQVSMSTLEAAIESLSADRMLADIQTLSGPAFNGRQSGTADDLRSAQWVAQEFRSAGLRLPLIRNSSPTLSFPGGKGNTSSGAMTAIIPTHRMAPDPALRVGTADQLATRNLGSDYLPIFDAPSADIQAQIVFVGYGIVDSAHGIDDYAGVDVNNCIVLFLRGKPEHYPRPVTHADKVRLAREHGAVGYLTTTGPLLHPYEIRRGVTGNPSAFYGQLPPDQAIPGAWVSTALAQDLLTELNGAAPNHLRTLQERLNQAASSQATRTDRVASLHWETATENGLLVNVLGMIPGTGTETVIVGAHRDHFGRPGGMLFPGADDNASGTAVILEVARTLMKMDVRPSQTILFISFSGEERDLLGSRLYTSQPIIPLNTTKAMINIDHAGVGNGRLTVGVTGLEKDVPLAAGKAAGIHDTLDLYGFFPGGDHVPFKEAGVPTVTVVSGGVHPHFHQPTDTAETIESGVLTATARYVLAMTWQLAYEP is encoded by the coding sequence ATGCAGCTCTGCAAGCGGCGTTACCCACTGTGCTATGATCGGCCACATAAACGCAACGGCCTGATTATGATCAGACGCTCGCCATCAAAACGTGTCTGTCCTTTCACGCATGCCTGGCACGCGTGGGTTCTGGTCTGCACCGTGCTGGCGCTCGGAGTGCAGCCTCCGTCCAGTCTGGCTCAAGTATCGATGTCGACTCTTGAGGCTGCCATCGAATCGCTCTCGGCAGATCGGATGCTCGCCGATATCCAAACCCTCAGCGGACCAGCATTCAATGGAAGGCAAAGTGGCACGGCTGACGACCTGCGGTCGGCACAGTGGGTGGCGCAAGAATTTCGCTCGGCAGGCCTGAGGCTGCCGCTCATTCGCAATAGCTCACCCACACTCTCTTTCCCAGGCGGAAAGGGCAACACCTCATCAGGTGCGATGACAGCCATAATACCTACTCACCGCATGGCGCCCGATCCGGCGTTGCGAGTCGGTACCGCCGATCAGCTGGCCACCAGGAACCTTGGCTCAGACTATCTCCCGATCTTTGATGCGCCATCGGCTGACATCCAAGCCCAAATCGTATTCGTCGGATATGGCATTGTCGATTCGGCGCACGGCATCGATGACTATGCCGGAGTCGACGTGAACAATTGCATCGTGCTCTTCCTACGGGGCAAGCCAGAGCATTATCCACGTCCCGTCACCCACGCCGACAAAGTTCGGCTTGCCCGGGAACATGGAGCAGTCGGCTATCTGACGACGACCGGTCCTCTACTCCACCCCTATGAGATCCGCCGAGGCGTGACTGGTAACCCCAGCGCCTTTTACGGACAGTTGCCACCTGATCAAGCCATTCCCGGCGCCTGGGTCAGCACGGCACTCGCCCAAGACCTGCTCACCGAATTGAACGGAGCCGCTCCCAATCACCTTCGCACGCTTCAGGAACGGCTGAACCAGGCAGCCTCATCACAGGCCACACGCACAGACCGAGTGGCCTCGCTTCATTGGGAGACTGCCACAGAGAACGGCCTCCTGGTCAATGTGCTGGGGATGATCCCTGGAACCGGAACCGAAACCGTCATTGTTGGAGCCCATCGCGATCACTTCGGTCGCCCGGGAGGGATGCTGTTCCCCGGCGCGGATGACAATGCCTCCGGAACGGCAGTCATCTTGGAGGTAGCGCGAACGCTCATGAAGATGGACGTACGTCCCTCCCAAACAATCCTCTTCATCTCATTTAGTGGTGAGGAGCGCGACCTACTCGGCTCACGCCTCTATACCTCTCAGCCGATCATTCCACTTAACACCACGAAGGCCATGATCAACATCGATCATGCGGGCGTCGGCAATGGACGACTCACTGTCGGCGTGACAGGGTTAGAGAAGGACGTCCCTCTCGCAGCAGGGAAAGCTGCGGGCATTCACGACACACTGGATCTCTATGGATTCTTCCCCGGCGGTGACCATGTGCCGTTCAAAGAAGCTGGCGTGCCGACCGTCACGGTGGTGAGTGGTGGGGTGCATCCACACTTTCACCAACCAACGGATACCGCCGAGACCATCGAGTCAGGAGTGTTAACAGCCACCGCTCGGTACGTACTGGCCATGACCTGGCAGCTGGCCTACGAGCCATGA
- a CDS encoding RNA-binding protein, translating to MGAKIYVGGLPYSTTEQQLSDLFAAHGAVASARIITDKFTGQSRGFGFVEMSSDAEAQAAVAALNGTPLGGRTLTVNEARPQEPRSGGGGGRGGFGGGRG from the coding sequence ATGGGTGCGAAGATTTATGTCGGTGGGTTACCCTATTCAACAACCGAGCAACAGCTAAGCGATCTGTTTGCAGCGCATGGGGCGGTTGCCTCGGCGCGGATTATTACGGATAAGTTCACTGGGCAGTCTCGTGGGTTTGGGTTTGTCGAAATGTCGTCTGATGCTGAAGCACAAGCGGCGGTTGCCGCATTGAACGGCACACCCCTTGGTGGCCGGACGTTAACGGTGAACGAAGCGCGTCCTCAGGAGCCCCGTTCAGGTGGAGGTGGTGGGCGTGGAGGATTCGGAGGCGGCCGCGGTTAA
- a CDS encoding DUF4321 domain-containing protein has protein sequence MRKSPWVLIIFLLIGGLLGGILGEILHVMAPQGTIQNIFATNFNPGISPPLTIDLVLIKLVLGFNIKVNILSILGMFIGIYLYKHV, from the coding sequence GTGAGAAAGTCGCCCTGGGTTTTGATCATCTTCCTGCTGATTGGGGGACTCCTTGGTGGAATACTTGGGGAGATCCTCCACGTTATGGCACCTCAAGGCACCATCCAAAACATTTTTGCGACGAACTTTAATCCTGGGATCAGCCCCCCGCTCACCATTGACCTTGTCCTGATCAAACTAGTCTTAGGATTCAATATTAAAGTCAACATCCTGAGCATCCTTGGCATGTTCATCGGCATCTACCTCTACAAACACGTCTAG
- a CDS encoding type II toxin-antitoxin system Phd/YefM family antitoxin — protein MTKTMSLKQARSRFSSLIDKADRLSERVIVTKNGTPKAVVMGADEYESWVETLELLSNPRAVKALQQGLKEAKAGKVRSFKDVFGEDQ, from the coding sequence ATGACAAAAACCATGTCGCTCAAACAAGCTCGATCTCGATTCTCTTCTCTGATTGATAAAGCTGACCGTTTGTCAGAACGGGTCATTGTGACCAAGAATGGCACGCCGAAAGCGGTCGTGATGGGAGCTGACGAATATGAAAGCTGGGTGGAAACCCTGGAATTGCTCTCGAATCCGAGAGCGGTCAAAGCCCTCCAGCAAGGTTTGAAAGAGGCAAAGGCGGGAAAAGTGCGTTCGTTCAAGGATGTGTTCGGCGAAGATCAGTGA